One window of the Puntigrus tetrazona isolate hp1 chromosome 13, ASM1883169v1, whole genome shotgun sequence genome contains the following:
- the LOC122356122 gene encoding LOW QUALITY PROTEIN: potassium voltage-gated channel subfamily G member 3-like (The sequence of the model RefSeq protein was modified relative to this genomic sequence to represent the inferred CDS: inserted 2 bases in 1 codon): protein MKFGKSVCILNVGGTKYAFPKDVIKDFPLRRVSRLHSCASEREVLEVCDDYDXERNEFFFDRHSEAFGFIMLYVKYGKLRFVPHMCELSFYNEMIYWGLESSHLEFCCQRRLDDRMSDTYTHFTEEHHRAADDSRTDASSNGKRDSKWLERMRRTFEEPTSSLAAQILASVSVIFVIVSMVILCASTLPDWKTAESNMVEEHRIIEAVCIGWFTAECIVRFIVSRDKCEFVRRPLNIIDLLAITPYYISVTMTVLTGENSQLQRAGVTLRVLRMMRIFWVIKLARHFLGLQTLGLTLKRCYREMVMLLVFICVAMAIFGALAQLLEHGLDLESGNEEYASIPAACWWVIISMTTVGYGDMYPITVPGRVLGGLCVVSGIVLLALPITFIYHSFVQCYHELKFRSARCTRSLSAEFLN from the exons ATGAAGTTCGGCAAAAGCGTCTGTATCTTAAACGTGGGTGGCACCAAGTACGCTTTTCCAAAGGACGTAATCAAGGATTTCCCTTTGAGGAGAGTGAGTCGTCTCCACAGTTGCGCCTCGGAGAGAGAAGTGCTGGAAGTGTGCGATGATTACGA AGAGAGGAACGAGTTCTTCTTTGACAGGCATTCAGAAGCGTTCGGCTTCATCATGCTGTACGTGAAGTACGGCAAGCTGCGCTTCGTCCCGCATATGTGCGAGCTGTCGTTTTACAACGAGATGATCTACTGGGGGCTGGAGAGCTCTCATCTGGAGTTCTGCTGCCAGCGGAGGCTCGACGACCGTATGTCCGACACGTACACTCACTTCACCGAGGAGCACCACAGAGCGGCCGACGACTCGAGGACGGACGCGTCCTCGAACGGGAAGCGGGACTCGAAGTGGCTGGAGCGAATGCGCAGGACTTTCGAGGAGCCCACCTCCTCCCTGGCCGCGCAAATTTTGGCGTCCGTGTCGGtgatttttgtcattgtgtCCATGGTGATACTTTGCGCGAGCACTCTTCCTGACTGGAAAACTGCCGAGAGCAACATGGTGGAAGAGCACAG GATCATTGAGGCGGTGTGCATCGGATGGTTCACGGCAGAGTGCATCGTGCGCTTCATTGTGTCTCGAGACAAGTGTGAGTTTGTGCGACGCCCGCTGAACATCATAGACCTGCTGGCCATTACCCCCTATTACATCTCTGTCACCATGACGGTTCTGACCGGAGAAAACTCTCAGCTGCAGAGGGCCGGCGTGACGCTGAGAGTGCTACGCATGATGCGAATCTTCTGGGTCATCAAGCTAGCGCGACACTTCCTAGGGCTCCAGACTTTAGGGTTAACGCTGAAGCGCTGCTACCGTGAGATGGTCATGCTCCTGGTCTTCATTTGCGTGGCCATGGCCATATTCGGAGCGCTGGCGCAACTTCTAGAGCACGGTCTGGATCTGGAGTCCGGGAATGAGGAATACGCTAGCATTCCTGCCGCCTGCTGGTGGGTTATTATCTCCATGACCACTGTCGGCTATGGAGACATGTACCCCATCACTGTGCCGGGACGTGTGCTTGGTGGCCTGTGCGTCGTGAGCGGAATAGTGCTGCTGGCTCTTCCCATCACCTTCATCTACCACAGCTTTGTGCAGTGCTACCACGAACTCAAGTTCCGCTCGGCTCGCTGCACCCGAAGCCTGTCCGCAGAGTTCCTCAACTGA